A genome region from Bufo gargarizans isolate SCDJY-AF-19 chromosome 2, ASM1485885v1, whole genome shotgun sequence includes the following:
- the LOC122925462 gene encoding olfactory receptor 1468-like, which yields MLLDVSFNFLLYLQTNLTVVMEFFLLGFQGSQLLRNLLFLLFLVVFVATICGNLLIIILVSTSKNLHTPMYLFISQLSISDILLPTTIVPNLLHILLNNGGTVSFIGCLTQFYFFDCTEVFECFLLAVMSYDRYVAICNPLRYTSIMTNRFCNASIIISWLIGNVISFIGTITSSKLNFCGSNIIDHLFCDLVPLLDLSCSDTFSVHLVIFVLGAPTLIVPTSIIVVSYTYIVISVLRIPSSTGRQKAFSTCSSHLIVVSIFYGTIFSVYFVPKREQTWVTSKILSLLYTVFTPFINPIIYSLRNKDIKKAVQRTFHKHISRNKH from the coding sequence ATGTTATTAGATGTTTCCTTTAATTTCTTACTGTACTTGCAGACAAATCTGACTGTGGTCATGGAGTTTTTCCTTTTAGGATTTCAAGGCAGCCAACTTTTGAGAAATCTTCTATTTCTTCTGTTCCTTGTTGTTTTTGTTGCCACAATATGTGGGAACCTCCTGATCATCATCCTCGTGTCCACCAGCAAGAATCTTCACACCCCAATGTATTTATTCATCTCACAACTGTCCATCAGTGACATCCTATTACCCACAACTATTGTCCCCAACCTGCTCCACATACTACTGAATAATGGAGGAACCGTCAGTTTTATTGGTTGTTTgactcaattttatttttttgattgcacTGAAGTATTTGAGTGTTTTCTTCTCGCCGTGATgtcttatgacagatatgtggccATCTGTAATCCCCTCCGTTACACATCCATCATGACAAATAGATTTTGTAATGCATCAATCATTATTAGTTGGTTGATAGGTAATGTTATTTCATTCATTGGTACCATAACATCATCAAAACTAAACTTTTGTGGGTCAAATATCATCGACCATTTATTCTGTGACCTTGTCCCCTTACTAGACCTATCCTGTTCTGACACCTTCTCTGTTCACTTGGTGATTTTTGTTTTGGGAGCTCCAACTTTAATAGTCCCAACGTCAATCATTGTAGTGTCTTATACTTACATTGTTATATCAGTCTTAAGGATCCCATCCAGTACTGGTAGacagaaagccttctccacctgtaGCTCCCACCTCATTGTGGTCTCCATTTTTTATGGGACTATATTTAGTGTTTACTTTGTCCCTAAGAGAGAACAAACTTGGGTCACTAGTAAAATCCTCtctctgctgtatactgtatttacTCCATTTATTAACCCCATTATATACAGTCTGAGGAATAAAGACATTAAGAAAGCCGTACAAAGAACATTCCATAAACACATATCCCGTAATAAACATTAA
- the LOC122925463 gene encoding uncharacterized protein LOC122925463 produces MSVTGSDPGNGQVLADNPSDPGKIISKVINYVYSRLKLDKNIDEWTNELQARAFEERCDKKNSQYSEKDQSSSSIIKFLNSTVSKFSKKGSSQIANHLELYESTMDSLKLYSDADRIRFLPWAFDDRYRHYFTSFKERGVQDWPSVLHEVKLEFGPYRTTTAAKRDIYSLTCRPNQSPREFLSVLKNAYGLAYRSPNWESEEFKQLFYDAMPTQIKLNLARDLDIDAPLDRLVTAATMLYNISECHTTGERRFKNSPEQKVAEAKVNPNLGFESQPRRFPQSTGPSQQAQQQQVGPPKQTKPQNNNGSEGNNSGNGKSNYRPYYNNVPQGYRPYNNRVYQGYRRWDNRPRQQREDRQESLNSPRSRSPTNNQGAQQSQNVPKPIPLTLKLGPGGKCLICHLSCSLVMSIQLTRCLFQCIITSFQHLAMSQL; encoded by the exons ATGAGTGTAACAGGCAGCGACCCAGGTAATGGCCAGGTTTTAGCAGATAATCCATCTGACCCAGGAAAGATAATCTCTAAGGTTATCAATTATGTTTATTCCCGTTTGAAGTTagataaaaatatagatgaatggactAATGAGCTGCAAGCAAGAGCCTTTGAAGAACGTTGTGAT aagaaaaattcccaatattcagaaaaggatcagagctcctccagcataattaagtttttaaatagtacagtatccaaattttccaagaaaggttcttctcagatagccaatcacttagaactgtatgaatccactatggattctttaaaattatactctgatgctgaccggattaggttccttccatgggcatttgatgatagatatcgtcattactttacatcctttaaggagagaggagtacaagattggccaagtgttttgcatgaggttaaattggaattcggtccataccgaaccactactgctgcaaaacgggacatatatagccttacgtgtagacccaatcaaagtccccgtgaattcctctctgtcctcaaaaatgcctatgggttggcatatagatccccaaactgggaatctgaagaattcaagcagttattctatgatgctatgccaacccagatcaaacttaacttagccagagatctggatattgatgctcccttggataggttggtgacggctgccaccatgctgtataatatcagtgagtgccataCAACAGGTGAGAGAAGGTTTAAAAATTCCCCAGAGCAAAAggtagctgaagctaaggtaaaccctaacttgggatttgaaagccagccacgaaggttccctcagtctacaggaccttctcaacaagcccagcaacaacaggtaggaccgcCCAAACAGACCAAACCCCAAAATAATAATGGATCAGAGGGGAATAATTCAGGTAATGGGAAGTCTAACTACCGTCCCTATTACAATAACGTTCCCCAGGGATATAGGCCCTATAACAATCGAGTTTATCAGGGTTATAGACGTTGGGATaataggcccagacaacagagggaagataggcaggaatccttgaattcacccaggagtaggtcacctaccaataaccagggtgcccaacaaagccaaaatgtgcccaaaccaa TACCCCTGACCCTGAAATTAGGGCCAGGGGGGAAATGTctaatatgtcatttgtcttgcagtCTAGTGATGTCAATTCAGTTGACCAGATGTCTGTTCCAGTGTATAATCACATCGTTCCAGCATCTAGCCATGAGCCAGCtgtga